The Astatotilapia calliptera chromosome 14, fAstCal1.2, whole genome shotgun sequence genome includes a region encoding these proteins:
- the clptm1 gene encoding putative lipid scramblase CLPTM1, whose amino-acid sequence MATQESGVTKATVSNGEVSSNGTAATTDGQTVQTAGNAQDPQQQQQQQQAPNAWQVIKGVLFRIFIIWAISSWFRRGPSTPDPSTPAGAPRVPSRNLFPKDTLMDLYVYVSQEEVFSDFNNTDALFWFHRDLVYGDWTTGEDGDGCYQHYKEMDIPEKIQQNGSLYIHLYFTKSGFHPDPKRKGQYRRLATVHATRMLNKYKRRKFLKTKNLLTGETEADPEMIKRAESHGPVEIISHWHPNLTINMVDDHTAWVKGSVPPPLDQYVKFDAVSGDYYPIVYFNDYWNLQKDYYPINETLKSLPLRLSYCPLSLWRWQLYAAQNARSPWNFLPEDTYEQSDEDQDSVKVALLETNPYLLGLTIVVSIVHSIFEFLAFKNDIQFWNSRQSLEGLSVRSIIFGVFQSLVVLLYILDNETNFVVQVSVFIGLLIDLWKITKVMDVKLDRENKFVGVFPRLVFKDKSTYVESSTKIYDDMAFKYLSWLLYPLFGCYAVYSLLYVEHKGWYSWVLSMLYGFLLTFGFITMTPQLFINYKMKSVAHLPWRMLTYKALNTFIDDLFAFVIKMPMMYRIGCLRDDVVFFIYLYQRWIYRVDPNRVNEFGTSGVDHAQNNTAAPAPDAASAAITDKPEGEKKND is encoded by the exons GTAAGCAGCAATGGGACTGCTGCAACAACAGATGGCCAGACTGTGCAGACAGCTGGAAATGCACAGGAccctcaacagcaacagcagcaacagcaagcTCCTAATGCATGGCAGGTCATTAAAGGAGTTCTCTTCAG AATCTTCATAATCTGGGCGATCAGTAGCTGGTTCCGCCGAGGGCCATCCACTCCTGACCCCAGCACACCAGCCGGTGCCCCCAGGGTACCCAGCAGGAACCTCTTCCCCAAAGACACTCTCATG gATCTGTACGTGTACGTGTCCCAGGAGGAAGTCTTCTCTGACTTCAACAACACAGATGCCCTGTTCTGGTTCCACAGGGATCTGGTCTATGGAGACTGGACCACAGGGGAAGATGGTGATGGCTGCTACCAGCACTATAAGGAAATGGATATCCCAGAA AAAATACAGCAGAACGGCTCACTTTACATACACCTCTACTTCACTAAAAGTGGATTCCACCCAGACCCCAAACGAAAGGGGCAGTATCGCAGACTGGCAACAGTTCACGCAACCAGAA TGCTGAATAAATATAAGCGAAGAAAGTTTCTGAAGACCAAGAATCTGCTCACAGGAGAGACGGAAGCAGACCCCGAGATGATCAAG CGAGCAGAGAGCCACGGTCCAGTGGAGATTATCTCACATTGGCACCCCAACCTCACTATCAATATGGTGGATGACCACACAGCCTGGGTGAAGGGCTCTGTTCCACCTCCTCTAGACCAGT ATGTTAAGTTTGATGCAGTCAGTGGCGACTACTATCCCATTGTATACTTCAATGACTACTGGAACCTTCAGAAGGACTACTATCCCATCAACGAGACCCTAAAAAGCCTCCCGCTCCGCCTCAGTTATTGCCCGCTGTCCTTGTGGCGCTGGCAGCTGTATGCAGCCCAGAACGCTCGCTCACCCTGGAATTTCCTTCCTGAGGACACCTACGAGCAATCCGATGAAGACCAAGACTCAGTCAAG GTGGCCCTCCTGGAAACCAATCCATACCTGCTGGGACTCACCATCGTTGTCTCCATTGTGCACAGCATCTTTGAGTTTCTCGCCTTCAAGAACG ATATCCAGTTTTGGAACAGCAGACAGTCTCTAGAAGGTCTATCTGTGCGCTCCATCATATTTGGAGTATTTCAGTCTCTAGTGGTGCTGCTGTACATTCTGGACAACGAAACCAACTTTGTGGTGCAGGTCAGCGTCTTCATTGGCCTTCTCATTGACCTGTGGAAAATCACCAAGGTCATGGATGTCAAA TTGGACAGAGAGAACAAATTCGTAGGAGTGTTCCCAAGATTGGTATTCAAAGATAAGTCGACTTATGTGGAGTCTTCAACCAAAATCTACGATGAT ATGGCCTTCAAGTACTTGTCATGGCTGCTCTACCCTCTGTTTGGCTGCTATGCGGTCTACAGTTTATTGTACGTAGAGCACAAAGGCTGGTACTCATGGGTACTCAGCATGCTCTATGGCTTCTTGTTAACCTTTG gttttattacAATGACGCCACAGCTTTTCATCAACTATAAAATGAAGTCTGTAGCTCACCTCCCATGGAGGATGCTCACCTACAAGGCTCTCAATACCTTTATTGATGACCTTTTTGCCTTCGTAATCAAGATGCCAATGATGTACAGGATAGGATGCCTCAGAGATG ATGTGGTGTTCTTCATCTACCTTTACCAGCGCTGGATCTATCGAGTCGATCCC